A window of Microbacterium lushaniae genomic DNA:
GAACGCCACGGTCGGGAAGGCGCCGTCGGGTTCGATCTGCTCGGCCACGACGGTCGGCTCGGGGTAGCCGGCGGTGGCCAGGATGGCCCGGAGGGTCTCCCACCCGACGCCGTGCATGGCGGTGTACACCCACTTCAGCCCGGCCGCGCCGGCGGTGGCCGGCGCGACGGCGGCGGTGGCTGCGACGTAGGCGTCCACGACCTCCTCGGCCGCGTTGGCGTAGCCGACCGAGCGGGGGATCGTGCCGATGTCGCCGCGATCGGCGACGGCCTGGATGTGCGCGGCGATCTCGGCGTCGGCGGGCGAGACGATCTGCGCGCCGTCGTCGGCCCCGCCGAGGTACACCTTGTACCCGTTGTCCTGCGGGGGGTTGTGGCTCGCGGTCACCATGACGCCGGCGGCGGCGCCGAGGTGGCGGACGGCGAAGGCGAGCACGGGGGTCGGCAGCATCCGCGGCAGCAGCACGGCGTGCAGCCCCGCGCCGGCGAAGATCTCCGCGGAGTCGCGCGCGAACACGTCGGAGTTGCGCCGTCCGTCGTAGCCGACCACCACGACGGGGGTCTCGCCGGGCGTCGACCGCTCGCGGAGGTAGGCGGCGAGACCGGCGGCGGCCTGGGCCACCAGCACGCGGTTCATGCGGTTCGGTCCCGCCCCCAGCGCACCGCGCAGCCCTGCCGTCCCGAACGCGAGCCGGTGCGAGAACCGATCCAGCAGCTCCGAGGCGGCCGTGGCGTCGTCGGCCTGTGCCTGGGCGATCAGGTGACTCAGCTCGTCGCGCGTCTGCGGGTCGGGGTCCTGCGCGAGCCATGCCCGCGCGGCGGCGAACAGCTCCTCCGGGACGCCGTTCACAGCGCCTCGATGATGCGGGCCAGCAGGGAGGAGATCACCGGCTCGGCCTCGCGCCCGGCCTCGAGCACCTCCTCGTGGCTGAGGGGCGTGGTCTGGATGCCGGCGGCGAGGTTCGTCACGAGCGACATGCCGAGGATCTCCATTCCCGCCTCGCGCGCGGCGATGGCCTCCAGCGCCGTGGACATCCCGACGATGTGACCGCCGATGGTCTTGGCCATCTGCACCTCCGCGGGGGTCTCGTAGTGCGGGCCGCGGAACTGGCAGTACACCCCCTCATCCAGTGCAGGGTCGATCTGCCGGGCGAGGTCCCGCAGGCGCGCGGAGTACAGGTCGGTCAGGTCGATGAAGGTGGCCCCCTCCAGGGGCGAGGCGGCGGTGAGGTTGATGTGGTCGCTGATGAGCACGGGCTGGCCGGGGCGCCACGTCTCGCGGATGCCCCCGGCGCCGTTGGTGAGCACCATCGTGCGGGCCCCGGTGGCCGCTGCCGTGCGCACGCTGTGCACCACGCGGCGGACGCCATGGCCCTCGTAGAAGTGGGTGCGGGCGCCGATCACGAGCACGTGACGGCCCGCGGGGGTTCGGACGCTCCGCAGCGTCCCGACGTGGCCGGCCAGGGCGGGCCTGCTGAAGCCGGTGACCTCGTCGGCGGGAACGGTGGCGACGGTCTCGCCGAGCAGATCGGCGGCCCTGCCCCATCCGCTTCCCAGGGTCACGGCGATGTCGTGGCGCTCGACGCCGGTCAGGCGCGCGATGTCGGCGGCGGCCTGTGCGGCGATCTCGAACGGATCGGCGGTGGGCTCGTCGAGGGGGTTCCCCGCTGTGTGTGGCATCCCCCCACTCTAGGAACGAGCGCACCGCGGTGCCACACGGACGGCGCGGGGCACGGAACCAGACAGAATGGATGCCATGTCCCTCAGCTTCGAGCGCACCCAGAGCGTCGCCATCCTCGGTGGCGGACCCGGCGGCTACGAGGCGGCGCTGGCAGCCGCGCAGCTCGGCGCGGAGGTCACCGTCGTCGAACGGCAGGGCATCGGCGGCGCCGCCGTCATCACCGACGTCGTGCCGTCCAAGACCCTCATCGCCACGGCGGACGCCGCCGTGGCGATCGCGGGAGCGAGCGACCTGGGCGTGCAGGTGTTCGCCAAGGACGGCGACGGACGGCCGCTGACCCCCCAGGTCGCGGTGAACATGGCAGCCGTCAACCGCCGCGTGCTCTCCCTCGCCCGGCAGCAGTCCGAGGACATGCGCGCCGCGCTCGTGGAGGCCGGCGTCCGCGTGATCTCGGGGCACGGCCGCCTCGACGGCGATTCGGCGGTGATCGTCTCGAACGAGGCCGGCGGCACCGACTTCGACCGCGTCGAGGCCGACACCCTCGTGGTGTCGGTGGGGGCGTCGCCGCGGGAGCTCCCCTCCGCGCGCCCCGACGGCGAACGCATCCTGACGTGGACGCAGCTGTACGACATGCGTGCGCTCCCCAAGCACCTCATCGTCGTGGGATCGGGCGTCACCGGGGCGGAGTTCGCCTCGGCGTACATGAACCTCGGCGCCCAGGTGACGCTGGTCTCCAGCCGCGACCAGGTGCTGCCGGGGGAGGACCCGGACGCCGCGGCGGTGCTGGAGAACGTCTTCCGCCGCGGCGGCATGACGGTGCTGTCCAAGTCGCGCGCGCAGAGCGTCGTGAACACCGGCGACGGCGTCGTGGTGACCCTCTCCGACGGGCGCACGGTGGAGGGCAGCCACTGCCTCCTGGCCGTGGGCGCCGTGCCGAACACCGCCGGCATCGGCCTGGAGGAGGCCGGGGTGCAGCTCACCGATTCCGGGCACATCCAGGTCAACCGCGTCGCCCGCACGTCGGTGCCCAACATCTACGCCGCCGGCGACTGCACGACGTTCGTGCCGCTGGCCTCGGTGGCCTCGATGCAGGGGCGCACGGCCGTCTTCCACGCGCTGGGGGATGTCGTAATCCCGCTGGAGCGCCGCCGGATCGCGGCGAACATCTTCACCGCTCCCGAGATCGCCACCGTGGGATGGACCGAGCAGGACATCGCCGACGGCCGCATCAACGGCATCGTGCGCAAGCTCCCGCTCTCGGCCAACCCGCGCGCGAAGATGCAGCGCATCACCGATGGCTTCGTCAAGGTGATCGCGCGACAGGGCAGCGGTACCGTCATCGGCGGCGTCATCGTCGCCCCCCGCGCGTCTGAGCTGATCTACCCGCTCGCGATCGCCGTGGAACGGCGCCTCACGGTCGACCAGGTCTCCCGCGTCTTCGCGGTGTACCCGTCGCTGTCGGGCAGCATCACCGATGCCACGCGGGCGATGCACATCGTCGATCGTCAGGACGTCGAGGAGGCCTGACCCGCCGCATCCGGGGCCGGCGTCAGGCGATCGTCAGGAGGAGGTGACCGGCGGCCACCGTCGTGCCGGGGGCGGCGTCGATGAGGCCGACGATGCCGTCCTTGTGCGCCTGGATCGGCTGCTCCATCTTCATCGCCTCCAGCACGACCACCAGGTCGCCCTGCACGACCGACTGACCCACCTCGACGGCGACCTTGACGATCGTGGCCTGCATGGGGGCCTTCACGGCGTCGCCGGTCGCCCCCGTGACGGCCGCTGCCCCGTGCGAGCGCCGTGACGGCGGGACCGCCGCGGGGCGACCGGGGGCGTGCGGGGCGGTGGCGATGCGTTCGGGGAGGTTGACCTCGAGGCGCTTGCCTCCCACCTCCACGACGACGGTGTGACGCGCCGGCGCAGCGACGACAGGCTCGGGCTCGCCGTCCCACGGCGGGATGTCGTTGTCGAACTCGGTCTCGATCCAGCGCGTGAACACCCCGAACCGCCCGTCCTCGGCCGTGAAGGCGGGGTCGCGCACGACACGGCGATGGAAGGGCAGCACGGTGGGGAGGCCGGCGACTTCGAATTCGTCCAGCGCCCGGCGTGCGCGCTCCAGCGCCTGGGCGCGGTCGCGGCCGGTGACGATGATCTTCGCCAGCAGCGAGTCGAACGACCCGGACACGGTGTCGCCGGCGGTCACGCCCGAGTCCAGGCGGAGGCCGGGGCCGCCGAAGGTCTTGAAGACGTGGATGGGGCCGGCCTGCGGGAGGAAGCCGCGTCCGGGGTCCTCGCCGTTGATGCGGAACTCGATCGAGTGACCCACCGGCTCGGGGTCGTCGTAGCCGAGCTCTGCGCCCTCGGCGAGGCGGAACTGCTCGCGCACGAGGTCGATCCCGGTGACCTCCTCGGACACGGGGTGCTCCACCTGCAGACGCGTGTTCACCTCGAGGAAGGAGATCGTCCCGTCGGCGCCGATGAGGAACTCGCACGTCCCCGCGCCCACGTAGCCCACCTCGCGGAGGATGGCCTTGGACGCGCTGTAGAGGATGTCGTTCTGCTCCGCGGTGAGGAACGGCGCCGGCGCCTCCTCCACGAGCTTCTGGTGGCGTCGCTGCAGCGAGCAGTCGCGCGTGGAGATCACCACGACGTTGCCGGCGGCATCCGCCAAGCACTGCGTCTCGACATGCCTCGGGCGGTCGAGGTACTTCTCGACGAAGCACTCGCCTCGCCCGAACGCGGTGACCGCCTCGCGCGTGGCGGACTCGAACTGCTCGGGCACTTCTTCCAGGGTGCGGGCGACCTTCAGACCCCGTCCGCCGCCGCCGAAGGCGGCCTTGATGGCGATGGGCAGTCCGACGAGCTCGGCGAAGGCCACGACCTCGTCGGCGCCGGCGACCGGGCCCGGCGTCCCCGGGGCCAGCGGGGCGCCCACCTTCTCGGCGACGTGGCGGGCGGTGACCTTGTCGCCGAGCGCCTCGATGGCCTCCGGCGACGGGCCGATCCAGGTCAGCCCTGCCGCGATGACGGCGCGGGCGAAGCCGGCGTTCTCGGCGAGGAACCCGTAGCCGGGGTGCACGGCGTCGGCGCCGGAGCGCCGCGCTATCGAGAGGATCTTCTCGATCGACAGGTAGGTCTCGGCGCTGGTGGCCCCCGACAGGGCGTACGCCTCGTCGGCGAGGCGGGCGTGGAGGGCGTCGCGATCCTGGTCGGCGTACACGGCCACGCTGGCGCGACCGGAGTCGCGCGCGGCACGGATGATTCGAACAGCGATCTCGCCGCGGTTCGCGACCAGCACCTTGGCGATTTCCGGCATGGGTGTCAGCCTACTCACGCCCCGTGGTGCCCTTTTGCGCCACCTGCACAAGAAACCGCCGAGAACGTGTGGGGGAGTCTACGAAGTGGTCGCGCGGTTCCACAGCGCGGTCCACTCCCCGCCGAGGTCGCGGATGAGGCCGCGCACCGTCGACAGCGACATGCCGACGACCGTGGAGGGGTCGCCCTCGACCCGCTCGATGAACGCGCCGCCCAGGCTGTCGACCGTGAAGGCGCCCGCCACGTGCAGCGGCTCGCCGGTGGCGACGTACGCGGCGATCTCGTCGTCGGTGACGTCGCCGCGGAAGGTCACCGACGCCTCGGCGACCGCGTGCGCCTCCACGGCCGGCGAGCCCGGGCCCAGCCGGATGACGCTGTGCCCGGAGTGCAGCACGCCCGTGCGTCCCCGCATCGCCCGCCAGCGGGCGGCCGCCGCATCCGGCGTGTACGGCTTTCCGAGGATCTCGCCGTCGAGTTCGAACATCGAGTCGCCTCCCACGACGAACCCGGCGAAGTCGGATTCGGCATCGGCCAGCCGCGCCGCCACGTCGGCGGCCTTGCGGCGCGCCAGCAGCAGCACGTGCTCGGCAGGCGGCAGACGCCGCCCCTCGGCCCGTTCGGTGTCGGCGATCACCGCATCCTCGTCCACGTCGGGCGCGAGCGTCCGCGGCTCGATCCCGGCCTGCCGCAGGAGCTGGAGACGGGCGGGCGAGGTGGAGGCCAGGCACACGTGCATGCTCACACGGTAGCCGCCGCGTGAAAGGCTGGCGGGATGGAAACCGGAGACCTCGTCGAGCTGGAAGTCACCGACGTCGCCCACGGCGGCGTGTTCGTCGCGCGTTTGGAGGGTCGTGTCGTCTTCGTCGCCGACGCGATCCCGGGCGAGCGGGTGCGTGCACGCCTGAGCGACACCCGCAAGAAGTCGTTCTGGCGCGCCGAGACGGTCGAAGTGCTGACCGCTTCGCCCCATCGCAGGACGCACGTGTGGGCGGCCGCCGACGTGACCACGGCCCCCGAGCAGCGCCCGGGCGGGGCGGACTTCGGCCACATCGACCTGCCGTACCAGCGCGAGCTGAAACTGCACGTGTTCCGTGACGCGCTCGAGCGCATCGGCAAGGTCGACGTACCGGTCACGATGCAGGAGGCCGTGCCGATCGTCGACGCATCCGGTGCCGTGGTGGCGAAGGAGAGCCCGGATGCCACGCAGTGGCGCACGCGCGTGAGCCTGCACGTCGACGAGGACGGACGCATCGGCCCGTTCGCTGCGCGCAGTCACCGCGTCATCGAGGTGGACGACCTGCCGCTGGCCACCCCCGCCCTCGCGCGGGCCGCCGCGGGCCTGCGCGGCCAGCTGCCCGGATGCGTCGACCTCGTCCAGCCCGCAGACGGGCGCGTGCGGATCATCCCGCGCCCCGATTCGGCAGCACCACCGGCGCCCGAGGTCATCGTCGAGCACGCGGGCGGGCGCGACTTCCGCGTGGACGCGGGCGGCTTCTGGCAGGTGCACCGGCTCGCCGCGCACAGCCTGACCACCATCGTCGCCGAGGAGCTGGGCGCCGCGGCTCCCGTCGACCCCGACGCGGCGCACCTGGACCTGTACGGCGGAGTCGGCCTGTTCGCCGCGACGCTCGGCGGCCTGGGCGGGCCTGCCACGCGGGTGACGTCGGTCGAATCCGATCCGCGCGCCACCGAGCACGCCGGCGAGAACCTCGCGGAGTGGGTGGGGGCGCGCGCGGTGACCGCCCGTGTGGACCGCTTCGTGCGGCAGCTGGCGGCGGAATCCTCGCCCGCGGAGCGCGAGCGGCTCTCGCGCGGCGTCGTCCTGCTGGATCCGCCGCGCGCGGGAGCCGGGCGCGAGGTGGTCGAGGGCATCCTCGCCCTCGCACCGGCGGCGGTCGTGTACGTCGCGTGCGATCCGGTCGCCCTGGCGCGCGATCTGGGGACCTTCCGCGACGGCGGATACCACTGCCGCCGCCCCGTGCGCGCCGTCGATCTCTTCCCGCATTCGCATCACGTCGAGGCGGTCGCGGTGCTGACCCCGTGACACCGATACCATGACGACTATGACGCGAGTCGCCCTGATCGATGATCACGAGTCGGTGCGGCTCGGGCTCGAAGCCGCAATCGCCCGCGAGGAGAGCATGGTGGTCGCCTTCTC
This region includes:
- a CDS encoding phospho-sugar mutase produces the protein MNGVPEELFAAARAWLAQDPDPQTRDELSHLIAQAQADDATAASELLDRFSHRLAFGTAGLRGALGAGPNRMNRVLVAQAAAGLAAYLRERSTPGETPVVVVGYDGRRNSDVFARDSAEIFAGAGLHAVLLPRMLPTPVLAFAVRHLGAAAGVMVTASHNPPQDNGYKVYLGGADDGAQIVSPADAEIAAHIQAVADRGDIGTIPRSVGYANAAEEVVDAYVAATAAVAPATAGAAGLKWVYTAMHGVGWETLRAILATAGYPEPTVVAEQIEPDGAFPTVAFPNPEEPGAMDLAFETARAVGAELVLANDPDADRMAVAIPDASADGGWRRLSGNEVGLLLGRRAARAAAGVPGASLACSLVSSPGLQAIAERYGLDFHATLTGFKWISRAPGMVYGFEEALGYLVNPGTVRDKDGISAVVALLDLAAQARAEGSDLQGRLDDLREEFGAFASDQISIRVADVSQIAGMMASLRADPPSHVGGSAVSRIDDLLTGVDDLPPGDVLRVWLDDGARLIVRPSGTEPKLKMYLDVHGSSDQEARERLAALADGARALLAERR
- a CDS encoding purine-nucleoside phosphorylase, producing the protein MPHTAGNPLDEPTADPFEIAAQAAADIARLTGVERHDIAVTLGSGWGRAADLLGETVATVPADEVTGFSRPALAGHVGTLRSVRTPAGRHVLVIGARTHFYEGHGVRRVVHSVRTAAATGARTMVLTNGAGGIRETWRPGQPVLISDHINLTAASPLEGATFIDLTDLYSARLRDLARQIDPALDEGVYCQFRGPHYETPAEVQMAKTIGGHIVGMSTALEAIAAREAGMEILGMSLVTNLAAGIQTTPLSHEEVLEAGREAEPVISSLLARIIEAL
- a CDS encoding NAD(P)H-quinone dehydrogenase, with protein sequence MSLSFERTQSVAILGGGPGGYEAALAAAQLGAEVTVVERQGIGGAAVITDVVPSKTLIATADAAVAIAGASDLGVQVFAKDGDGRPLTPQVAVNMAAVNRRVLSLARQQSEDMRAALVEAGVRVISGHGRLDGDSAVIVSNEAGGTDFDRVEADTLVVSVGASPRELPSARPDGERILTWTQLYDMRALPKHLIVVGSGVTGAEFASAYMNLGAQVTLVSSRDQVLPGEDPDAAAVLENVFRRGGMTVLSKSRAQSVVNTGDGVVVTLSDGRTVEGSHCLLAVGAVPNTAGIGLEEAGVQLTDSGHIQVNRVARTSVPNIYAAGDCTTFVPLASVASMQGRTAVFHALGDVVIPLERRRIAANIFTAPEIATVGWTEQDIADGRINGIVRKLPLSANPRAKMQRITDGFVKVIARQGSGTVIGGVIVAPRASELIYPLAIAVERRLTVDQVSRVFAVYPSLSGSITDATRAMHIVDRQDVEEA
- a CDS encoding acetyl/propionyl/methylcrotonyl-CoA carboxylase subunit alpha, producing the protein MPEIAKVLVANRGEIAVRIIRAARDSGRASVAVYADQDRDALHARLADEAYALSGATSAETYLSIEKILSIARRSGADAVHPGYGFLAENAGFARAVIAAGLTWIGPSPEAIEALGDKVTARHVAEKVGAPLAPGTPGPVAGADEVVAFAELVGLPIAIKAAFGGGGRGLKVARTLEEVPEQFESATREAVTAFGRGECFVEKYLDRPRHVETQCLADAAGNVVVISTRDCSLQRRHQKLVEEAPAPFLTAEQNDILYSASKAILREVGYVGAGTCEFLIGADGTISFLEVNTRLQVEHPVSEEVTGIDLVREQFRLAEGAELGYDDPEPVGHSIEFRINGEDPGRGFLPQAGPIHVFKTFGGPGLRLDSGVTAGDTVSGSFDSLLAKIIVTGRDRAQALERARRALDEFEVAGLPTVLPFHRRVVRDPAFTAEDGRFGVFTRWIETEFDNDIPPWDGEPEPVVAAPARHTVVVEVGGKRLEVNLPERIATAPHAPGRPAAVPPSRRSHGAAAVTGATGDAVKAPMQATIVKVAVEVGQSVVQGDLVVVLEAMKMEQPIQAHKDGIVGLIDAAPGTTVAAGHLLLTIA
- a CDS encoding Maf family protein, whose product is MHVCLASTSPARLQLLRQAGIEPRTLAPDVDEDAVIADTERAEGRRLPPAEHVLLLARRKAADVAARLADAESDFAGFVVGGDSMFELDGEILGKPYTPDAAAARWRAMRGRTGVLHSGHSVIRLGPGSPAVEAHAVAEASVTFRGDVTDDEIAAYVATGEPLHVAGAFTVDSLGGAFIERVEGDPSTVVGMSLSTVRGLIRDLGGEWTALWNRATTS
- a CDS encoding class I SAM-dependent RNA methyltransferase; the protein is METGDLVELEVTDVAHGGVFVARLEGRVVFVADAIPGERVRARLSDTRKKSFWRAETVEVLTASPHRRTHVWAAADVTTAPEQRPGGADFGHIDLPYQRELKLHVFRDALERIGKVDVPVTMQEAVPIVDASGAVVAKESPDATQWRTRVSLHVDEDGRIGPFAARSHRVIEVDDLPLATPALARAAAGLRGQLPGCVDLVQPADGRVRIIPRPDSAAPPAPEVIVEHAGGRDFRVDAGGFWQVHRLAAHSLTTIVAEELGAAAPVDPDAAHLDLYGGVGLFAATLGGLGGPATRVTSVESDPRATEHAGENLAEWVGARAVTARVDRFVRQLAAESSPAERERLSRGVVLLDPPRAGAGREVVEGILALAPAAVVYVACDPVALARDLGTFRDGGYHCRRPVRAVDLFPHSHHVEAVAVLTP